The Streptomyces sp. TLI_105 DNA segment GCCCCCTCCGCCCCGTACAGCGAGCGCAGCGCCTCCGCCTCGTCGGCCGTGTTCGCGATCAGCCGGTCCGCGCTGCCCACCACCTGGTGCTCGCCCCGGACACGGAGCTCCGGCTCGGGGACGTCGCCCTCGGCGAGCGAGGCGTTCTTCACCCGGGCCAGGGTGTGGGCGGTGTGCACGAGCGGTATCCGCCAGCCCACCGCGGCGATCCGGCCCGCCTGCCCGGAGAGCCAGTAGTGCGAGTGGACCAGGTCGTAGCGCCGCTCCTCCTTGAGCAGGGCCAGCGAGAACGGCACCACCAGGCCGGGCATGGCCTCCTTCGGCAGCGCCCGGCGCGGCCCGGCGTGCAGGTGCCGGACCCGCACGCCCGGCGCGAGCTCGACGAGCGGGGGCGCGCCCTCGCCCCGGCAGCGGGTGAACAGGTCGACCTCCACGCCCTGTTCGGCGAGGGCGCGGGAGAGCTCGACCATGTAGACGTTCATGCCGCCGGCGTCCCCCGTCCCGGGCTGGTGGAGCGGGGAGGTGTGGACGCTGAGCATGGCGACGCGCAGGGACACGTGGGGCTCCTGTGAGAGGGAGGTGGGGGGCCGCGTGTCCCTGCGCGTCGCGCGCACGGTCACGCGGCAGGGCATTCCTACGGAAGTACTTAGTTGCTTAGTAGTACGGGGCGGGAAAGCGCCGATCAGAAACCGAAGACCGGACCCGACGGCGGTGCGAGCCGGGTCCCCGGCAGCGGCGGCACCATCGCGTGCCAGTCGACCGGCCGCCCCGGCTCCACCCGCAGCGCCGCCGCGAGCCGGTCGGCGCCCTCCGGCATCACCGGCCGCGACCAGGCCGCGAGCGCCGAGGCCACCGCCAACTGGGCGGCCAGCGCCGGAAGATGACGGCAGGAGGTGCTGGGCCGGCACCGCTCGTGGGCGTTGACGTGACCGAAGTCGGCCACCGAGCGGACCATCTCGTCCAGGACGGCGACCGCCCGGCGCGGATCGAACGCGTCGGGGCCGTACGCCTCGCGCAGGTCGTCCACGCCCCGGTGCAGCCGCCGCTCCAGGATCTCCCAGCCGGTGCCGCCGGGCAGCGCCTGCGGGGCGAGGCCGCCGCACTCCTCCCGTACGGCCGAGAAGAGCCGGGACAGCCAGCTGTTCCAGTTCTCGTCCAGCTCGCGCCGGGCGGCGGCGAGCCGCTCCCGCCGGAAGACCGTGCGCCGGCCCAGCGGACGGGCCTGCAGGACGTGCCGGCGCAGGGTGTCGGAGCCGTACTCGGTGAGCAGGTCGAGCGCCCAGACGTTGCCCTCCTGGACACCCTCCTCGATGACGTACGACTCGTTGACGTTGAAGTCCTGCGGCAGCTTGACGTCCTGCGCGAGGAGCAGCACCGGCAGCAGCACGGCGTGGCAGAAGGCGTGCCCGAAGCCGCAGAAGTGGATCGCGCGGCGCGGCAGCGGCCCCTTCACGTCGTAGCCGAAGAGGTGCATCGCGGCGGCCTCGAAGCAGCCGTCGACACGGTGCTCGGGGAAGCCCTCCACGGGCACCGGCAGGCCCCACTCGCCGGGGTGGCCGACCGCGATGTCCGGCAGCCCGTCCTCGACGAGCGACTCGCACAGCGCGGCGAGCCGCGGCGGCAGGCCCGCCGTCGCCCAGTAGTCGGCGAGCGTGTCCCGGAACGGCTCCAGGGGCACGTACAGCCGGCGGCAGCGGCGGGCGACCGCCGGGGTGTCGCAGAGCGCGCAGCGCGCCGCGATCAG contains these protein-coding regions:
- a CDS encoding class I tRNA ligase family protein, translated to MSTPVWITATPPATHGELHIGHLAGPYVAADVLTRFLRAEGEAVRFTTGTADHASSVEVRALRHHRKPEEVAEGYRAAITADWLRSGVEFDHIVRPRRDKGYGRWVQDLFAKLYAQGVIAPRTRLLPYCEPCGRWLHGAHATGTCPHCGAASDGGMCHECARPNDGGDLIAARCALCDTPAVARRCRRLYVPLEPFRDTLADYWATAGLPPRLAALCESLVEDGLPDIAVGHPGEWGLPVPVEGFPEHRVDGCFEAAAMHLFGYDVKGPLPRRAIHFCGFGHAFCHAVLLPVLLLAQDVKLPQDFNVNESYVIEEGVQEGNVWALDLLTEYGSDTLRRHVLQARPLGRRTVFRRERLAAARRELDENWNSWLSRLFSAVREECGGLAPQALPGGTGWEILERRLHRGVDDLREAYGPDAFDPRRAVAVLDEMVRSVADFGHVNAHERCRPSTSCRHLPALAAQLAVASALAAWSRPVMPEGADRLAAALRVEPGRPVDWHAMVPPLPGTRLAPPSGPVFGF